From a single Apium graveolens cultivar Ventura chromosome 2, ASM990537v1, whole genome shotgun sequence genomic region:
- the LOC141699478 gene encoding uncharacterized protein LOC141699478 produces the protein MKVRHININCDSLLIVNHVNGSYEAKDPKMIMYLDVSKRLTSYFDTFNIQQVPRENNVQADTLSGLGAVFKGLSLNNILVVHIMKLAVERLAHEAEVLALNRHDDNGDEVVDSYIQTYKDYLQHGIRPNNNNEANILRLKATRFTVIDNELFKKSSTGLLQRCLKKHEVDVVLRDVHEGECENHTNGRNLSLIILRLGYNWPTIRKNALEYTKKCVSCQRLVPVIH, from the coding sequence ATGAAGGTTAGACACATCAACATAAACTGTGACTCGCTTTTGATTGTCAATCATGTCAACGGTTCTTATGAGGCTAAAGATCCTAAAATGATAATGTACCTAGACGTCAGTAAAAGATTGACAAGTTATTTTGATACATTCAACATACAACAGGTACCAAGGGAGAACAATGTTCAAGCTGATACACTATCTGGGCTTGGGGCTGTTTTTAAAGGTCTAAGTTTGAACAACATCCTAGTTGTGCATATCATGAAACTTGCTGTTGAAAGATTAGCTCATGAAGCGGAGGTGTTGGCCCTCAATCGACACGACGACAATGGAGATGAAGTCGTAGACAGCTATATTCAAACATATAAGGACTACTTGCAACATGGAATCAGACCTAACAACAACAATGAAGCCAATATCCTTAGGTTGAAGGCCACAAGGTTCACTGTTATAGACAATGAGTTATTCAAAAAGTCTTCTACGGGACTACTTCAAAGATGTTTGAAAAAACATGAGGTCGACGTGGTTTTGAGAGATGTACATGAAGGAGAATGTGAAAATCATACCAATGGGAGAAATCTTTCATTAATAATACTACGCTTGGGTTATAATTGGCCAACAATAAGGAAAAACGCCTTGGAGTACACAAAGAAGTGTGTCTCCTGTCAAAGACTTGTTCCCGTGATACATTAA
- the LOC141708308 gene encoding transcription termination factor MTERF8, chloroplastic, translating into MAVLTMHINFLNPPAAPFPTPPSSLHFSLSPFSWTTFISVQNFTQRTSFFTLMGFRSSRSLVAHCTKKPANVCVDTGMMLFTLLIDIGIEEKGVKLLLENHPGLNGMPFETVRARFQSLQDIGFDGPALSKLIVKRPDVLTAKEMDSFTFYLHNKLKGDVELIQLQRLFNTTEPRFLVGFEEKVDILVHHGLPEDQIVYVLNNVKINKAFCLKSREEIERMLTYLDRFGGVEFILRRPAVLNYDLDTQIIPRISFLLELSGGNEDTTTAVLNKLPFILAYTVEHLKDHVEFLISFAGLTDQEIFRIILVYPNVFSASRDRKLKPRIEFLKECGLSSNDIFKFLIKAPLFVSLSFDGNLAHKLVLLVKIGYANKTKELAMAMGAVTRTSYKNMQAVISLFLNYGLTCEDILAMGKKHPQILQYNHKSLDEKMEYLVEDMGREIGELLAFPAFLGYQLDGRIKHRYEVTKHKLGEGMSLNKLLSVSTESFSTKKKKKKNAIKASSKPIEMKVR; encoded by the exons ATGGCTGTATTAACTATGCACATCAATTTTCTAAACCCTCCAGCAGCTCCATTTCCAACACCTCCATCATCATTACACTTCTCACTTTCCCCATTTTCTTGGACTACTTTTATCTCTGTTCAAAACTTCACTCAGCGCACTTCTTTTTTTACTCTAATGGGTTTTCGATCTTCCAGGAGTTTGGTCGCACATTGCACCAAAAAACCCGCCAATGTGTGTGTTGATACCG GGATGATGTTGTTTACATTATTAATAGATATTGGGATTGAAGAGAAAGGAGTTAAATTACTTTTGGAGAATCATCCTGGTCTTAATGGTATGCCATTTGAGACGGTACGTGCCAGATTTCAGTCATTGCAAGATATCGGATTTGATGGTCCTGCATTGTCGAAATTGATTGTAAAGAGACCAGATGTCTTGACAGCTAAAGAAATGGATTCTTTTACTTTTTACTTACACAACAAGTTGAAAGGAGACGTGGAGCTGATTCAGCTTCAGCGTCTTTTTAATACTACAGAACCAAGATTTCTCGTGGGTTTTGAGGAGAAAGTTGACATACTGGTTCATCATGGACTCCCGGAAGATCAGATTGTTTATGTTCTTAACAATGTGAAAATTAACAAGGCCTTTTGTCTTAAATCGAGGGAAGAGATTGAAAGAATGCTGACTTATTTGGACCGTTTTGGTGGAGTTGAATTTATCCTTCGTCGTCCTGCAGTTCTCAATTATGATCTGGATACTCAGATAATACCGAGAATTAGCTTTCTTTTAGAGTTAAGTGGGGGTAATGAGGATACTACAACGGCTGTCTTGAATAAACTACCGTTTATCCTAGCTTACACAGTGGAACATTTAAAGGATCATGTTGAGTTCTTGATATCGTTTGCTGGTTTGACTGACCAggaaatttttagaattattctTGTATACCCAAATGTCTTCAGTGCCAGTAGAGACAGAAAATTGAAGCCTAGAATTGAGTTTCTCAAGGAATGTGGTTTGAGTTCCAATGATATATTTAAGTTCTTAATCAAAGCCCCTTTATTTGTGAGTCTGTCCTTTGATGGTAACCTTGCACACAAGCTCGTTCTCTTGGTTAAGATTGGTTATGCCAATAAAACAAAAGAGCTGGCTATGGCAATGGGCGCAGTGACTAGAACTAGCTACAAGAATATGCAGGCGGTGATCAGTCTTTTCTTGAACTATGGCTTAACTTGTGAGGACATTCTTGCTATGGGTAAGAAGCATCCGCAAATACTGCAATATAATCACAAGTCATTAGATGAGAAGATGGAATACTTGGTCGAAGATATGGGTCGTGAAATTGGAGAGCTTTTGGCATTTCCTGCATTTCTTGGTTACCAACTTGATGGTAGGATTAAGCATAGATATGAAGTGACAAAACACAAGTTAGGTGAAGGAATGTCTCTCAACAAGTTGTTAAGTGTTTCGACAGAAAgtttttcaacaaagaagaaaaagaaaaagaatgcCATCAAGGCAAGTAGCAAGCCAATTGAGATGAAGGTTAGATGA